A window from Cellulomonas sp. C5510 encodes these proteins:
- the glgX gene encoding glycogen debranching protein GlgX, whose protein sequence is MVHSSDRPSAGPPPRLGVHVTDDGADVAVLAPHAEAVELCLLDPDPSAPTGWAERRVPLAGPDLGVFSARVPGLRAGQRYGLRAHGPWDPEAGLRYNPAKLLVDPYATGLAGEVGHGPATYGHVVDDALRGDPYGPADPRDSVAQVPHGVVVDRRPGHRGAGDGVDPTANRPYTPWGDTVVYEAHVRGLTLRHPDLPPHLRGTYAALGHPAVVGHLRALGVTALELLPVHASSSEPHLVGKGLTNYWGYSTLGFFAPHAPYATAAARAAGPAAVLDELRGAVHALHEAGIEVLLDVVCNHTCEGGLTGQHLSLRGLDSAVYYLHDGGHPAALADVTGTGNTLDFRRPEVIRLALDSLRYWALEVGVDGFRFDLAVTLGRGHGGFDPDHPFLVAAATDPVLHGLKLIAEPWDVGPGGWRTGQFPPPFAEWNDKFRNSVRSFWLADPARAAHGLPEHRVRDLATRLAGSVDLFGHTDPPLVRGPQASVNYVTAHDGFTLADLVAYEHKHNEANGEQNRDGSDDNRSWNHGVEGRVGPDSVASDIVPLRRRSLRNLLATLLLAAGTPMITAGDEMGRTQRGNNNAYCQDSDVSWVSWDLAPWRRDLLATTRHLTALRHAHPALRSTRFFTGRAGSGTRPDLTWFDPSGVVFTHERWHDGDLRTLQMLRATADDTVLVVVNGSLDPVDVVLADDRPTLWELAWDSTWEHPDEARTAAVDGALHLESGTRVVVEPLSLRVYVA, encoded by the coding sequence GTGGTGCACTCCTCCGACCGCCCGTCCGCCGGCCCGCCGCCGCGCCTCGGCGTCCACGTCACGGACGACGGCGCCGACGTGGCGGTGCTCGCGCCCCACGCCGAGGCGGTGGAGCTCTGCCTCCTCGACCCCGACCCGTCCGCGCCGACGGGGTGGGCGGAGCGGCGCGTCCCCCTGGCGGGCCCCGACCTGGGCGTCTTCTCGGCCCGGGTGCCCGGTCTGCGCGCCGGCCAGCGCTACGGCCTGCGCGCGCACGGCCCGTGGGACCCGGAGGCGGGGCTGCGGTACAACCCGGCGAAGCTGCTGGTGGACCCGTACGCGACCGGGCTGGCCGGGGAGGTCGGTCACGGGCCGGCGACGTACGGCCACGTGGTGGACGACGCCCTGCGAGGTGACCCCTACGGCCCCGCCGACCCGCGCGACTCCGTGGCCCAGGTCCCGCACGGCGTGGTGGTGGACCGGCGGCCGGGCCACCGCGGCGCGGGGGACGGCGTCGACCCGACCGCCAACCGCCCGTACACGCCGTGGGGCGACACCGTCGTCTACGAGGCGCACGTCCGCGGGCTGACGCTGCGGCACCCGGACCTGCCGCCGCACCTGCGCGGGACGTACGCCGCGCTCGGGCACCCGGCGGTCGTCGGGCACCTACGGGCTCTCGGTGTCACCGCGCTGGAGCTGCTGCCGGTGCACGCGTCCTCCTCCGAGCCGCACCTCGTCGGCAAGGGGCTGACGAACTACTGGGGGTACAGCACGCTGGGCTTCTTCGCCCCGCACGCCCCCTACGCCACCGCGGCGGCACGAGCAGCGGGGCCCGCTGCGGTGCTCGACGAGCTGCGCGGCGCGGTGCACGCCCTGCACGAGGCGGGCATCGAGGTGCTGCTCGACGTCGTGTGCAACCACACCTGCGAGGGCGGGCTCACCGGCCAGCACCTGTCGCTGCGCGGCCTGGACTCCGCCGTCTACTACCTGCACGACGGCGGCCACCCGGCGGCGCTCGCGGACGTGACGGGCACCGGCAACACGCTGGACTTCCGCCGTCCGGAGGTCATCCGGCTCGCGCTCGACTCGCTGCGGTACTGGGCGCTGGAGGTCGGCGTCGACGGCTTCCGGTTCGACCTGGCCGTCACCCTGGGGCGCGGGCACGGCGGCTTCGACCCGGACCACCCGTTCCTGGTCGCGGCGGCGACGGACCCGGTGCTGCACGGCCTGAAGCTGATCGCCGAGCCGTGGGACGTCGGGCCGGGGGGCTGGCGCACCGGGCAGTTCCCGCCGCCGTTCGCCGAGTGGAACGACAAGTTCCGCAACTCCGTGCGCTCGTTCTGGCTCGCGGACCCGGCGCGCGCCGCGCACGGCCTGCCGGAGCACCGGGTGCGGGACCTCGCCACCCGGCTCGCGGGGTCCGTGGACCTCTTCGGGCACACCGACCCGCCGCTCGTGCGCGGGCCGCAGGCCTCCGTGAACTACGTGACCGCCCACGACGGGTTCACGCTCGCCGACCTCGTCGCCTACGAGCACAAGCACAACGAGGCGAACGGCGAGCAGAACCGCGACGGCTCGGACGACAACCGGTCGTGGAACCACGGGGTCGAGGGCCGCGTGGGTCCCGACTCCGTGGCCTCCGACATCGTGCCGCTGCGCCGGCGCTCGCTGCGCAACCTGCTGGCCACGCTGCTGCTCGCCGCCGGGACGCCGATGATCACGGCGGGCGACGAGATGGGCCGGACGCAGCGCGGCAACAACAACGCGTACTGCCAGGACTCGGACGTGTCGTGGGTGTCGTGGGACCTCGCCCCCTGGCGACGCGACCTGCTGGCGACCACGCGCCACCTCACGGCGCTGCGCCACGCGCACCCGGCGCTGCGCAGCACCCGGTTCTTCACGGGGCGCGCGGGGTCCGGCACCCGGCCGGACCTCACGTGGTTCGACCCGTCCGGGGTGGTGTTCACCCACGAGCGGTGGCACGACGGCGACCTGCGCACGCTGCAGATGCTGCGGGCGACGGCTGACGACACGGTGCTCGTGGTGGTCAACGGCTCGCTCGACCCTGTCGACGTGGTGCTGGCCGACGACCGGCCCACGCTGTGGGAGCTGGCCTGGGACTCCACCTGGGAGCACCCCGACGAGGCCCGGACCGCCGCCGTCGACGGTGCGCTGCACCTCGAGTCGGGGACGCGCGTGGTGGTCGAGCCGCTCAGCCTGCGGGTCTACGTGGCCTGA
- a CDS encoding alpha-1,4-glucan--maltose-1-phosphate maltosyltransferase, whose amino-acid sequence MPAEQPGTGAHAAPATATTAAAPAAPAAPVATTDPVHAPVGRIPVVDVSPVAEAGRWPAKAVVGEAVPVRATVFREGHDACAATAVLVGPDGRDRARATMVDIAPGLDRYEARLVPDEPGAWGFRVEGWSDPYGTWLHDAPLKVGAGVDVELVLEEGARLLERAASRASGDAGAAIPTDDVALLRDAVTALRDASRPAEARLAAGTAQEVRAALAAHPLRELVSPSPTYPLVVDRPLALAGAWYEIFPRSIGATYDEVTGTWSTGTLRTAAEDLPRIADLGFDVVYLTPVHPIGTTHRKGRNNTLDARPGDPGSPYAIGSPDGGHDAIEPSLGTFDDFDAFVARARGLGMEVALDLALQCSPDHPWVAEHPEWFTTRIDGTIAYAENPPKKYQDIYPLNFDNDPEGIYTEIRRVLQVWIDHGVTAFRVDNPHTKPLSFWQRILADVRASHPEVVFLSEAFTRPAMMLNLARVGFHQSYTYFTWRNTKEEVAEYLAEVSGEQGSWMRPSFWPTTHDILTPYMQTGGAAGFAVRAVLAALGSPTWGIYSGYELVEDVPRPGVEEQIDNEKYEFKPRDWAAAEPLGIARLLRSLNAIRRAHPALLQLRNLTVHPTSDPALVAFSRHLPAELSPTGAADTVLVVVNLDPRSAHDGVVDLDLAALGLEPDARFVAHDVLSQEVYAWDAHPWVRLDPFSRVAHVVRVERV is encoded by the coding sequence GTGCCCGCCGAGCAGCCGGGGACCGGGGCGCACGCCGCCCCGGCGACCGCCACCACCGCGGCGGCACCCGCCGCGCCTGCCGCCCCGGTCGCGACCACCGACCCTGTGCACGCGCCCGTGGGACGGATCCCCGTGGTCGACGTGTCCCCCGTCGCGGAGGCCGGGCGCTGGCCGGCGAAGGCCGTCGTCGGCGAGGCCGTCCCGGTCCGCGCCACGGTGTTCCGCGAGGGCCACGACGCCTGCGCCGCGACCGCCGTGCTCGTCGGGCCCGACGGGCGGGACCGCGCGCGGGCGACCATGGTCGACATCGCCCCGGGCCTGGACCGCTACGAGGCCCGCCTCGTCCCGGACGAGCCGGGCGCCTGGGGGTTCCGGGTCGAGGGCTGGTCGGACCCGTACGGCACGTGGCTGCACGACGCGCCGCTGAAGGTCGGCGCCGGCGTGGACGTCGAGCTGGTGCTCGAGGAGGGCGCGCGGCTGCTGGAGCGCGCGGCGTCCCGGGCGTCCGGCGACGCGGGCGCCGCGATCCCCACGGACGACGTGGCGCTGCTGCGGGACGCCGTGACCGCCCTGCGGGACGCGTCCCGTCCGGCGGAGGCCCGGCTCGCCGCGGGCACCGCGCAGGAGGTCCGCGCCGCGCTCGCCGCCCACCCGCTGCGCGAGCTCGTCAGCCCCTCCCCGACGTACCCGCTCGTCGTCGACCGCCCTCTCGCGCTGGCCGGCGCGTGGTACGAGATCTTCCCGCGCTCGATCGGCGCGACGTACGACGAGGTGACCGGGACGTGGAGCACGGGGACGCTGCGCACCGCCGCGGAGGACCTGCCGCGCATCGCCGACCTGGGCTTCGACGTCGTGTACCTGACGCCGGTCCACCCGATCGGCACGACGCACCGCAAGGGGCGCAACAACACCCTCGACGCCCGCCCGGGCGACCCGGGGTCGCCGTACGCGATCGGGTCCCCCGACGGCGGGCACGACGCGATCGAGCCCTCGCTCGGCACGTTCGACGACTTCGACGCGTTCGTCGCCCGCGCCCGGGGGCTCGGGATGGAGGTCGCGCTCGACCTCGCGCTGCAGTGCTCCCCCGACCACCCGTGGGTCGCCGAGCACCCGGAGTGGTTCACCACCCGCATCGACGGGACCATCGCGTACGCCGAGAACCCGCCGAAGAAGTACCAGGACATCTACCCCCTGAACTTCGACAACGACCCGGAGGGCATCTACACCGAGATCCGGCGGGTGCTGCAGGTCTGGATCGACCACGGCGTCACGGCGTTCCGCGTCGACAACCCGCACACCAAGCCGTTGTCGTTCTGGCAGCGGATCCTCGCGGACGTGCGGGCGTCGCACCCCGAGGTCGTGTTCCTGTCGGAGGCGTTCACGCGGCCCGCGATGATGCTCAACCTCGCCCGCGTCGGGTTCCACCAGTCGTACACGTACTTCACCTGGCGGAACACCAAGGAGGAGGTCGCCGAGTACCTCGCGGAGGTCTCCGGCGAGCAGGGCTCGTGGATGCGGCCGTCGTTCTGGCCCACCACCCACGACATCCTCACGCCCTACATGCAGACCGGCGGCGCGGCCGGGTTCGCCGTGCGGGCGGTCCTCGCGGCGCTCGGCTCCCCCACCTGGGGCATCTACTCCGGCTACGAGCTGGTCGAGGACGTGCCGCGCCCCGGCGTCGAGGAGCAGATCGACAACGAGAAGTACGAGTTCAAGCCCCGCGACTGGGCCGCGGCCGAGCCGCTCGGCATCGCGCGCCTGCTGCGGTCCCTCAACGCGATCCGTCGGGCGCACCCCGCGCTGCTCCAGCTGCGCAACCTCACGGTGCACCCGACGTCGGACCCCGCGCTCGTCGCGTTCTCCCGGCACCTGCCGGCGGAGCTGTCGCCGACGGGGGCGGCCGACACCGTCCTCGTCGTCGTGAACCTCGACCCGCGGTCCGCGCACGACGGCGTGGTGGACCTCGACCTGGCCGCCCTCGGCCTCGAGCCGGACGCGCGCTTCGTCGCCCACGACGTGCTGTCGCAGGAGGTCTACGCCTGGGACGCGCACCCGTGGGTCAGGCTCGACCCGTTCAGCCGGGTGGCGCACGTCGTCCGGGTGGAGCGGGTGTGA
- the glgP gene encoding alpha-glucan family phosphorylase: MRAIRRFTVRTSLPAELADLDELAHNLRWSWHAPTRDLFARIDPALWDEVHGDPVALLGALRPERLAELAADPDVVAAVRAATADLHEYLEAPRWYQRRQVSDPSLPAAIAYFSPEFGITAVLPQYSGGLGILAGDHLKSASDLGVPVVGVGLLYGAGYFKQALTRDGWQVETYPLLDPDGMPLTLVREHDGTPAVVSIPLPGDRVLHAHVWTATVGRVPLLLLDSDVPENDEAARKVTDRLYGGGGEHRLQQELLLGVGGVRALRLWSRLTGAPEPEVYHTNEGHAGFLGVERIRELVGGAGLGFDEALEAVRAATVFTTHTPVPAGIDRFQASLVEQYFGGSNATAGVPVERVLALGAEDYPGGDPLMFNMAVMGLRLGGRANGVSLLHGEVSRGMFNGLWPGFDDVEVPITSVTNGVHAPTWVDRRLSDLAAERLTGDEIASGTGWLTDAIGDAELWELRRTLRASLVADARRRVRGSWARRGASPAELGWVDDVLSPDVLTIGFARRVPTYKRLTLMLRDPERLRALLTHPDRPVQLVIAGKSHPADDQGKRLIQQLVRFADEADVRHRIVFLPNYDIAMAQTLYPGCDVWLNNPLRPLEACGTSGMKAALNGGLNLSILDGWWDEWFDGENGWAIPTADGVEDPDRRDDLEAAALYELIEHQVAPRFYDRDERGLPLRWLEMVRHTLATLGPKVQATRMVADYVERLYAPAASAGRALAGDAGFTGARELAAWKGRVRSGWQHVRVDHVESGGVGEVPQVGDALHVKAYVALGDLAPEDVEVQVVHGKVTESDELHGFTVDPLALAETYEGGRYAFAGDVLLAASGPFGYSVRVVPRHPGLASVAEVGLVANAG, encoded by the coding sequence GTGAGAGCCATCCGCCGATTCACCGTCCGCACGTCGCTGCCCGCCGAGCTCGCCGACCTGGACGAGCTCGCGCACAACCTGCGCTGGTCCTGGCACGCGCCGACCCGCGACCTGTTCGCCCGCATCGACCCGGCGCTCTGGGACGAGGTGCACGGGGACCCCGTCGCCCTGCTCGGCGCGCTGCGTCCCGAGCGGCTCGCGGAGCTCGCCGCCGACCCGGACGTGGTGGCGGCCGTCCGCGCCGCGACCGCGGACCTGCACGAGTACCTCGAGGCGCCGCGCTGGTACCAGCGTCGCCAGGTCTCCGACCCGTCGCTGCCCGCGGCCATCGCCTACTTCTCGCCGGAGTTCGGCATCACCGCCGTGCTGCCGCAGTACTCCGGAGGCCTCGGCATCCTCGCGGGCGACCACCTCAAGAGCGCGTCCGACCTGGGTGTGCCGGTCGTCGGCGTCGGCCTCCTCTACGGGGCGGGCTACTTCAAGCAGGCGCTGACGCGCGACGGCTGGCAGGTGGAGACCTACCCGCTGCTCGACCCCGACGGCATGCCGTTGACGCTGGTGCGGGAGCACGACGGGACGCCCGCCGTGGTGTCGATCCCCCTGCCCGGGGACCGCGTGCTGCACGCGCACGTCTGGACGGCGACCGTCGGCCGCGTGCCGCTGCTCCTGCTCGACTCGGACGTGCCGGAGAACGACGAGGCCGCCCGCAAGGTCACCGACCGCCTGTACGGCGGCGGCGGCGAGCACCGCCTGCAGCAGGAGCTGCTGCTGGGCGTCGGCGGCGTCCGCGCGCTGCGGCTGTGGTCGCGGCTGACCGGAGCGCCGGAGCCGGAGGTCTACCACACCAACGAGGGGCACGCCGGGTTCCTCGGCGTCGAGCGGATCCGGGAGCTGGTCGGGGGGGCCGGCCTGGGGTTCGACGAGGCGCTGGAGGCGGTGCGGGCCGCCACGGTGTTCACGACGCACACCCCCGTGCCCGCCGGCATCGACCGGTTCCAGGCGTCGCTCGTGGAGCAGTACTTCGGCGGGTCGAACGCCACGGCGGGCGTCCCGGTGGAGCGGGTGCTCGCGCTGGGGGCCGAGGACTACCCGGGCGGCGACCCGCTGATGTTCAACATGGCCGTCATGGGCCTGCGGCTGGGGGGCCGGGCCAACGGCGTCTCGCTGCTGCACGGCGAGGTGTCGCGCGGCATGTTCAACGGCCTGTGGCCGGGCTTCGACGACGTCGAGGTGCCGATCACCTCGGTGACCAACGGCGTCCACGCGCCCACGTGGGTGGACCGCCGGCTGTCGGACCTCGCGGCCGAGCGCCTCACGGGCGACGAGATCGCCTCCGGGACCGGCTGGCTCACCGACGCGATCGGCGACGCCGAGCTCTGGGAGCTGCGCCGCACGCTGCGGGCCTCGTTGGTGGCGGACGCCCGGCGTCGGGTGCGCGGCTCGTGGGCCCGCCGCGGGGCGTCGCCGGCCGAGCTGGGCTGGGTGGACGACGTGCTGTCGCCCGACGTGCTGACGATCGGGTTCGCACGCCGGGTGCCGACGTACAAGCGCCTCACGCTCATGCTCCGGGACCCGGAGCGGCTGCGCGCGCTGCTCACCCACCCCGACCGCCCCGTCCAGCTCGTCATCGCCGGCAAGTCCCACCCCGCGGACGACCAGGGCAAGCGGCTGATCCAGCAGCTCGTCCGGTTCGCCGACGAGGCCGACGTCCGCCACCGCATCGTGTTCCTGCCGAACTACGACATCGCGATGGCGCAGACGCTGTACCCGGGCTGCGACGTCTGGCTGAACAACCCGCTGCGCCCGCTCGAGGCGTGCGGCACGTCCGGCATGAAGGCGGCGCTGAACGGCGGCCTCAACCTGTCCATCCTCGACGGGTGGTGGGACGAGTGGTTCGACGGCGAGAACGGCTGGGCGATCCCGACGGCGGACGGCGTCGAGGACCCCGACCGCCGCGACGACCTGGAGGCCGCGGCCCTGTACGAGCTCATCGAGCACCAGGTGGCACCGCGGTTCTACGACCGCGACGAGCGCGGGCTGCCGCTGCGCTGGCTGGAGATGGTCCGGCACACGCTCGCGACGCTCGGCCCGAAGGTCCAGGCGACACGCATGGTCGCGGACTACGTCGAGCGGCTCTACGCGCCGGCGGCGTCCGCCGGGCGCGCGCTCGCGGGTGACGCCGGGTTCACCGGGGCCCGCGAGCTGGCCGCCTGGAAGGGGCGTGTGCGGTCCGGCTGGCAGCACGTCCGCGTCGACCACGTCGAGTCCGGCGGCGTCGGCGAGGTGCCGCAGGTCGGCGACGCCCTGCACGTCAAGGCGTACGTCGCGCTCGGCGACCTCGCGCCCGAGGACGTGGAGGTGCAGGTCGTGCACGGCAAGGTCACGGAGTCGGACGAGCTCCACGGCTTCACGGTCGACCCGCTCGCACTCGCGGAGACGTACGAGGGCGGGCGGTACGCCTTCGCGGGTGACGTGCTGCTCGCCGCGTCCGGCCCGTTCGGGTACAGCGTCCGGGTGGTCCCGCGGCACCCGGGCCTGGCGTCCGTCGCCGAGGTCGGCCTGGTCGCGAACGCCGGCTGA
- the treS gene encoding maltose alpha-D-glucosyltransferase, which yields MAVTALPPRRQPAVPPAEGGGLSPDPEWYRTAVFYEVMIRSFSDSDGTGSGDLRGLAQRLDYLQWLGVDCLWLPPFYPSPLRDGGYDVSDYTAVAPQYGSVEDFTDLVAAAHERGMRVIVDLVMNHSSDQHPWFQASRSDPDGPYGDFYVWSDDPTRYQDARIIFVDTETSNWTFDPVRRQYFWHRFFSHQPDLNFDNPRVVEAMHDVARFWLRLGVDGFRLDAVPYLYERDGTNCENLPETHRFLRDLRSMIDREFPGRIMLAEANQWPEDVVHYFGTEEEPECHMCFHFPVMPRIFYSMRDQRATPVVDILADTPAIPGGGQWSTFLRNHDELTLEMVSTEERASMYGWYAPDSRMRANIGIRRRLAPLLDDSRKEIELAHALLLSLPGSPCLYYGDEIGMGDNIWLPDRDAVRTPMQWTPDRNSGFSTADPGKLYLPVIQSLVHHYNNVNVEAQLAQTTSLLHWVRGMLAVRRQHPALGLGTFEVVQGDNDAVLAFLRRTSTETLLVVANLAATARATTLHLPAPLAGAGLRDVFGGAAFPGVGADGTTTFTLGSRDFYWLAVTEQ from the coding sequence ATCGCGGTCACCGCGCTGCCCCCGCGGCGCCAGCCCGCCGTACCGCCGGCGGAGGGCGGCGGCCTGAGCCCGGATCCCGAGTGGTACCGGACCGCGGTCTTCTACGAGGTGATGATCCGGTCGTTCTCCGACTCCGACGGCACGGGCAGCGGTGACCTGCGCGGCCTCGCCCAGCGGCTCGACTACCTGCAGTGGCTCGGCGTCGACTGCCTGTGGCTGCCGCCGTTCTACCCCTCGCCGCTGCGCGACGGCGGGTACGACGTGTCGGACTACACCGCGGTCGCCCCGCAGTACGGCTCGGTCGAGGACTTCACGGACCTGGTCGCGGCGGCGCACGAGCGGGGCATGCGCGTGATCGTCGACCTCGTGATGAACCACTCGTCCGACCAGCACCCGTGGTTCCAGGCCTCGCGGTCCGACCCGGACGGCCCGTACGGCGACTTCTACGTGTGGTCGGACGACCCGACGCGGTACCAGGACGCGCGGATCATCTTCGTCGACACCGAGACGTCCAACTGGACGTTCGACCCGGTGCGCCGGCAGTACTTCTGGCACCGGTTCTTCAGCCACCAGCCCGACCTGAACTTCGACAACCCGCGCGTCGTCGAGGCCATGCACGACGTCGCGCGGTTCTGGCTGCGACTCGGCGTCGACGGGTTCCGGCTCGACGCGGTCCCGTACCTGTACGAGCGAGACGGCACGAACTGCGAGAACCTGCCCGAGACGCACCGGTTCCTGCGGGACCTGCGGTCGATGATCGACCGTGAGTTCCCCGGCCGGATCATGCTCGCCGAGGCGAACCAGTGGCCCGAGGACGTGGTGCACTACTTCGGCACCGAGGAGGAGCCGGAGTGCCACATGTGCTTCCACTTCCCCGTGATGCCCCGCATCTTCTACTCGATGCGGGACCAGCGGGCGACGCCCGTCGTCGACATCCTGGCCGACACCCCGGCGATCCCGGGCGGCGGCCAGTGGAGCACGTTCCTGCGCAACCACGACGAGCTCACGCTCGAGATGGTGTCCACCGAGGAGCGCGCGTCCATGTACGGCTGGTACGCCCCGGACTCCCGGATGCGCGCCAACATCGGCATCCGCCGCCGGCTGGCGCCGCTGCTCGACGACTCCCGCAAGGAGATCGAGCTCGCCCACGCGCTGCTGCTGTCCCTGCCGGGCAGCCCGTGCCTGTACTACGGCGACGAGATCGGCATGGGCGACAACATCTGGCTGCCCGACCGCGACGCGGTGCGCACGCCGATGCAGTGGACACCCGACCGCAACTCCGGCTTCTCGACGGCCGACCCCGGCAAGCTGTACCTGCCGGTCATCCAGTCGCTCGTCCACCACTACAACAACGTGAACGTCGAGGCCCAGCTCGCGCAGACGACGTCGCTGCTGCACTGGGTCCGGGGCATGCTCGCCGTGCGGCGGCAGCACCCCGCCCTCGGTCTCGGGACGTTCGAGGTGGTGCAGGGCGACAACGACGCGGTGCTGGCGTTCCTGCGTCGCACGTCCACCGAGACGCTGCTGGTCGTGGCGAACCTCGCCGCGACCGCCCGGGCCACGACCCTCCACCTGCCCGCACCGCTCGCCGGCGCCGGACTGCGTGACGTGTTCGGCGGGGCCGCGTTCCCGGGCGTCGGCGCGGACGGGACCACCACCTTCACGCTCGGGTCCCGCGACTTCTACTGGCTGGCGGTGACGGAGCAGTGA
- a CDS encoding phosphotransferase gives MTHEPRDDALAALLAPWLPGRRWFPVKGADARVTAVGGLSLRDPADDGGDVEVRLLLLRAEGGGSGAVLQVPVVLRAAAAAGDGSGDRDGRGDDPAVVGRLPDGTTVLDAAGLPEFERAWLAAADRPADVDAAPAAALGTPRVISGEQSNTSVILPGAGPDGTTAMLKVFRGLSDGDNPDVDVPRALAASGWPHVPRPLAWMGAEWQDGDRTAHGHLGVLSAFVPGATDGFELACAMARRGESFGPLAEELGVVVGQMHRALAQVLPSTGPGVDAAAAGSAVADALTERYGWARGVVPQLDAFATQVEALAERTRLLAEVPPRQRVHGDLHLGQVLRGDSTWYVLDFEGEPLAPVAQRTRPDLALRDAAGMLRSFDYAAAVGGGPQAWTEVARAAFLAGYANEAPELDAGTRAHLLRVLELDKALYESVYEARNRPDWLPIPLHAVERLLG, from the coding sequence GTGACCCACGAGCCCCGCGACGACGCGCTCGCCGCGCTGCTCGCGCCCTGGCTGCCGGGCCGGCGCTGGTTCCCGGTGAAAGGGGCCGACGCGCGCGTGACGGCCGTCGGGGGGCTGAGCCTGCGCGACCCCGCGGACGACGGCGGCGACGTCGAGGTGCGGCTGCTCCTGCTCCGCGCGGAGGGCGGCGGCTCGGGCGCGGTGCTGCAGGTGCCGGTGGTGCTGCGGGCCGCCGCAGCGGCCGGCGACGGCTCCGGGGACCGGGACGGGCGCGGGGACGACCCCGCCGTGGTCGGGCGCCTGCCGGACGGCACGACCGTGCTGGACGCCGCGGGGCTGCCCGAGTTCGAGCGCGCGTGGCTCGCCGCGGCCGACCGGCCGGCGGACGTCGATGCGGCGCCGGCGGCGGCCCTCGGGACGCCGCGCGTGATCTCCGGCGAGCAGTCCAACACCTCCGTGATCCTGCCGGGCGCCGGACCGGACGGCACCACCGCCATGCTCAAGGTCTTCCGAGGGTTGTCCGACGGCGACAACCCGGACGTCGACGTGCCGCGCGCTCTCGCGGCGTCGGGGTGGCCGCACGTGCCCCGCCCCCTCGCCTGGATGGGCGCCGAGTGGCAGGACGGCGACCGCACGGCGCACGGGCACCTGGGCGTGCTCAGCGCGTTCGTGCCCGGCGCCACGGACGGGTTCGAGCTCGCCTGCGCGATGGCACGGCGCGGCGAGTCGTTCGGCCCGCTCGCCGAGGAACTCGGCGTCGTCGTCGGGCAGATGCACCGCGCTCTCGCCCAGGTGCTGCCCTCCACCGGCCCCGGGGTCGACGCCGCTGCAGCCGGCTCGGCGGTCGCAGACGCCCTCACCGAGCGCTACGGCTGGGCGCGCGGGGTCGTGCCGCAGCTGGACGCGTTCGCGACGCAGGTCGAGGCGCTCGCCGAGCGCACCCGGTTGCTGGCCGAGGTCCCGCCCCGGCAGCGCGTCCACGGCGACCTGCACCTCGGTCAGGTGCTCCGTGGCGACAGCACCTGGTACGTCCTCGACTTCGAGGGCGAGCCGCTCGCGCCCGTCGCCCAGCGGACCCGGCCCGACCTCGCCCTGCGCGACGCCGCCGGCATGCTCCGGTCGTTCGACTACGCCGCCGCCGTCGGGGGCGGGCCCCAGGCGTGGACGGAGGTCGCACGGGCCGCGTTCCTCGCCGGCTACGCGAACGAGGCGCCGGAGCTCGACGCCGGCACGCGCGCGCACCTCCTGCGCGTCCTGGAGCTCGACAAGGCGCTCTACGAGTCCGTGTACGAGGCGCGGAACCGACCGGACTGGCTGCCGATCCCGCTGCACGCGGTCGAGCGCCTGCTCGGCTGA
- a CDS encoding electron transfer flavoprotein subunit beta/FixA family protein, with the protein MRIVVCVKHVPDIQSERALGPDGRLVRDGGDGTLNELDENAVEAAVVLAEQARDAGVDVEVVVVTAGPDDAEDAVRRGLQLGADAAVHVLDDAVAGSDVIGTARVLAAAVRHLGEADLVVTGMAGLDGLTSLVPAALADLLDLPQLTLASSVALADGTVTVRRDLDHATEVLEAPLPALVSVTDRANEPRYPNFQAIMAARKKPVTVLTLADLGVDAATVGVAGARTEVVEAAPRPPRTDRVLVTDDGEAGRRLAAWLLERDLVRTTPATGEVL; encoded by the coding sequence GTGAGAATCGTGGTGTGCGTCAAGCACGTGCCCGACATCCAGTCCGAGCGCGCCCTCGGCCCCGACGGCCGGCTCGTGCGCGACGGCGGCGACGGCACGCTGAACGAGCTCGACGAGAACGCGGTCGAGGCCGCCGTCGTCCTGGCGGAGCAGGCCCGCGACGCCGGCGTGGACGTCGAGGTGGTCGTGGTGACGGCCGGCCCGGACGACGCCGAGGACGCCGTGCGGCGGGGTCTCCAGCTCGGGGCGGACGCCGCGGTGCACGTGCTCGACGACGCGGTCGCGGGGTCGGACGTGATCGGCACCGCGAGGGTGCTGGCCGCGGCCGTCCGCCACCTGGGGGAGGCCGACCTCGTCGTCACCGGCATGGCCGGCCTCGACGGGCTCACCTCGCTGGTGCCGGCGGCGTTGGCGGACCTGCTGGACCTCCCGCAGCTCACGCTCGCCTCGTCGGTGGCGCTCGCGGACGGCACCGTCACCGTGCGCCGGGACCTGGACCACGCCACGGAGGTGCTCGAGGCGCCCCTGCCGGCGCTGGTGTCCGTCACCGACCGGGCGAACGAGCCGCGCTACCCGAACTTCCAGGCGATCATGGCCGCCCGCAAGAAGCCGGTCACGGTGCTGACGCTCGCCGACCTGGGGGTCGACGCCGCGACGGTCGGTGTCGCGGGCGCCCGCACGGAGGTCGTCGAGGCCGCGCCCCGGCCGCCCCGCACGGACCGCGTGCTGGTGACCGACGACGGCGAGGCGGGCCGGCGGCTCGCCGCCTGGCTGCTGGAACGCGACCTGGTCCGCACGACGCCCGCGACGGGGGAGGTCCTCTGA